In Phragmites australis chromosome 17, lpPhrAust1.1, whole genome shotgun sequence, the following are encoded in one genomic region:
- the LOC133896875 gene encoding uncharacterized protein LOC133896875, whose translation MQLEFHQAVNEQQPTDLSPHELAAPVYAQGEITTPVNTSQGDMQPASPGGRTEDRKVPDNTNEVPAVHAFIQSVTCPLEPPLLQNVPQINSLDLLSNVQDASHTPRRSDRLANKATLGKNILQSAQDLLASKLGDLSPQKLFMTKSEKLSAYLQRFQQPLPKAAIEVITALVDKGNDQQRKRKAPRRIAPEPCSGVEHSLNFVRNYAVLPSDGASGGILLACNENSFTLSDGHIIDHTLSSIITMFAENKTWSLTTAQDKNINRLNLHLMRQFKSAIDDLNVTELKLHGRKYTWSNDQVNPTITRIDLFFCTADWDMLFPAAHLMALSSNDSNHSPLFLNKEALVHRYSGFRMESFWMSLPGFQETVHNAWRQPVLVSDDILRFHVKLNRTAKYLKIWRKQNIGDLKLRLQIAREVILSLDIAQETRTLTQEERDLRKWLKQKITGLAVLEKARARQHARLTCIRLSNTNTKYFHIRANAKRRKKFIPSLLADDGIATSHEQKEALLHKYFTDHIGKTHSRELTIDWDALNYQPLDLLDLEAPFNEEEILSTVKELHPEKLALPVGGPTSPWLRLEVERLGFDNFGNLFLKDHS comes from the exons ATGCAGCTGGAGTTCCATCAAGCTGTCAATGAGCAGCAGCCAACAGATTTGTCTCCACATGAGCTTGCTGCGCCTGTGTATGCCCAAGGAGAGATCACCACCCCGGTGAATACCAGCCAAGGTGACATGCAACCAGCAAGCCCAGGAGGCCGAACTGAAGATAGAAAAGTGCCTGACAACACAAATGAGGTACCGGCAGTCCATGCATTCATTCAATCTGTTACCTGCCCGTTAGAGCCACCCTTGCTTCAAAATGTTCCTCAGATTAACTCTTTAGACCTCCTCTCCAATGTTCAAGATGCTTCGCATACCCCGCGCAGAAGCGACAGGCTCGCCAACAAAGCAACATTGGGCAAAAACATTCTGCAATCTGCTCAGGACTTGTTGGCTAGTAAGTTGGGGGATCTCTCTCCCCAAAAACTTTTCATGACCAAATCTGAAAAACTCTCTGCCTACTTGCAGCGCTTCCAGCAGCCACTTCCAAAAGCAGCCATTGAGGTGATCACCGCGCTGGTGGACAAGGGAAATGATCAGCAAAGAAAGAGGAAGGCGCCAAGGAGGATAGCGCCAGAACCGTGCTCTGGGGTGGAGCAC AGTCT AAACTTTGTCAGAAACTATGCCGTCCTGCCGTCCGATGGTGCAAGCGGTGGCATTCTGTTAGCATGCAACGAGAACTCCTTTACCCTCTCAGATGGCCACATTATAGATCACACTCTGTCGTCCATCATCACCATGTTTGCTGAGAATAAAACTTGGTCTCTAACCACA GCTCAAGACAAGAACATTAACCGGCTTAATCTTCACTTGATGAGACAATTCAAGTCTGCGATCGACGACTTGAATGTAACTGAACTGAAACTTCATGGCCGCAAGTACACTTGGAGCAATGATCAGGTAAACCCCACCATAACAAGAATTGACCTCTTCTTCTGCACTGCCGATTGGGACATGCTGTTCCCGGCGGCACACCTCATGGCCCTATCTTCCAATGACTCAAACCACAGCCCTCTTTTTCTTAATAAAGAGGCCTTGGTGCACAGATATTCCGGATTTAGGATGGAGTCATTTTGGATGTCTTTACCAGGATTCCAGGAGACGGTTCACAATGCATGGCGGCAACCGGTCCTTGTCTCTGATGATATTCTTAGATTTCATGTCAAGCTTAATAGGACGGCTAAATATTTAAAGATCTGGAGAAAGCAAAACATTGGAGATCTAAAATTGCGCCTTCAGATCGCACGTGAGGTGATTCTCAGTCTAGACATCGCACAAGAAACTCGAACTCTAACTCAAGAGGAAAGAGATCTTCGTAAGTGGCTCAAGCAAAAGATCACAGGGCTTGCTGTTCTGGAAAAGGCCCGTGCTAGACAACACGCGCGGCTAACCTGTATAAGGCTTTCGAATACTAACACTAAGTATTTCCACATCAGGGCAAAtgcaaaaaggagaaagaaattcaTCCCATCTTTACTAGCTGATGATGGAATTGCAACTTCTCATGAGCAGAAAGAAGCTTTGTTGCACAAGTATTTCACTGATCACATTGGCAAGACCCATTCTAGGGAGCTTACTATCGATTGGGATGCGCTCAACTACCAGCCTCTTGACCTTTTGGATTTGGAAGCACCTTTTAACGAAGAGGAAATACTTTCTACAGTTAAAGAATTACATCCTGAAAAG TTGGCCTTGCCTGTTGGAGGTCCTACAAGCCCTTGGCTTCGACTAGAGGTGGAGAGACTGGGTTTTGACAATTTTGGCAACCTCTTCCTCAAGGATCACTCTTAA